CGTTCCGCTGTCTGTATTGGAAAATAATCAAGGTTGATTCCGATTGGAATCAAAAAAACTTTGGAAGGGTCAATGCCTGTGCTTACAGCGACATCCCGCATCTCGGTATGAGTCACCTGAATACGGGCGACATGTTTGTGATGAGTGCGCAACCCGTTGTACACACGATCCATAAGTTCATCGCCGGTGTTCGGCAAACCATGAAAGTAGGAAAAGGCAATCCGCCCCGGTAAAAAGCGAAACCAATATTCGCTTTCAAGAAAAAACTGGCTGGCAAAGAAAAATGATTGCGGCGTTGCGGCATGTTTCCATAAAGGGGACGCGAGTCGAACACCCAGCCTGCGGGAAATACGCGCCAGTTCGCGCATATCCCAATCCAAAGACCAGCCCACGCTATCGCCGTACAGGATCAAACGCGAATACGGCTTCCAATTCCATGAAGCCGCGCGGATGATGCTTTTTGCAACGCCTTGAAAAACCGATTTCATCACAACAATTCCAGAACCTTCAGATATTCTTCCGTAACCTGTTGAATGGACGGGATGGAGATAAGCGACTGAAACGATTCGTAATCGTTGATGATCTTTTCCAGCAATTCAGGGATTTGCTCCGCCGCCTCAAACCCCACCCCAGCCTGCTTCACGATCTCGGGGTGACCGCCACTCTGCAAGTGAATGGCCGGAAGTCCGCAGGCGAGCGCTTCGATCAGCGAATTGGAGCACGGGTCGTTTTTGCTCGCGGTGATATAAATGTCGTGTTCACGGAATAATCCCGCCATATGATTTGAATCCACCGCCGGGATCATTCGAATGTGATTGAATGTCACCGGACTACGCCCCACAAACGTCATCTCATATCGATGCCAATCGAGATGTTCATCCAGCCATTCGTAGACCGGTGTGCCCTTGTTGACGTTGTGGGACCAGGCGGATGCAATCAAGCGGGTCTTGCGCTTCCATGAAAATTGAATCTTGCCGTCTGAATGGAAGACCTGCGGGTCGGCGGCGTTCATGATTACAACGGGATTGCGGAAGCGAAATCCAAGTTCGGCGTGCTTCTCCAGGCTGTACCGCGACTGGAGGATGGTCCTATCCGCAAATTTTTCATTCAAAGTTTGAACATAGCGGTCCACGCCGTCATCCCAGCCTCGGTATACGTCCACGGGTCCATCCACGCGGTGGACGGACAAGAGGGATTTCGACTTCAAACGTCCCAGCCGCCTTTCGTCGAAATTGAACGAATTGAACATACATGCGCGGGATGCGCGCGATATCCGGTTGTTTTCGATTTTCAAGCCGCGCGCCTCCGCCTCCCGGATGAAAGCACGCAAGAATTGATGCCCGCCACCGGTGGGAGGCGGCTCGAAATCATGGAAGAGCGAAAGGTCTGCCGTTGTAAACCACCCGGCACCCATCGCATAGACATCCCTTAAAGCGCTTACAATACCGATCTTCATTCAAACTACATATTTTTCAAGCGCGCTTTCGCGTCACCGCCATGAACATGTGACCAAGCTGCGAATTGACATAAGGGACATATTTACTCACCCGCAGGATGAGTTTCTTCAACGGCTCCGGCGCAGAATCCAGCCAGCGCAATTCCTGTACGAGCGCATCCTGGTGGGCATAGGAATATGAGGCTTCGATGTCGAAACCGGCATTTTCCAGGAACTGTATAAATTCACGTCGTCCATAGGCATATTGATAAAAATCGAGCCCGCTCACATCCGCAGCATATGCACCGCGTTTAGCGCGCCAGAGCCGCAGGGGGTTGAAATACGGCACAGAGATCAACAAAACGCCGCCCGGCTTGAGGATGCGCATTTTTTCATCCAGAAAAGGTTCCAGTCCTTCGCGCCGATGCTCAACCACGCCGATGGACACAATCGCATCAAAGGCATTATCCCTGAAACCGAGCGAGGTCAGGTCGCCGGACATCAATCGAAGGGGGCCGGCAAGTTGTTGCGCTGCGCGCAATGTCTTAACCGCATAATCGAGCCCGAGGCAATTGTAGCCGAGCGCGTTCAAGGCGACGACTAATTGCGCCGTGCCGCATCCCGCCTCGAGGATCAAACCGCGTTTGGGAAGATGCCGCTTGAAGATCTTCTCGAACGTGAACAGCTTTCCTTCGCGAAAAGGTTTGTAAAAGCTGTCAGTCAGGTCGTTGA
This portion of the Anaerolineales bacterium genome encodes:
- a CDS encoding class I SAM-dependent methyltransferase; this translates as MKNHDAGRRVEGERLVYYNKTADQGFWEEVWLNDLTDSFYKPFREGKLFTFEKIFKRHLPKRGLILEAGCGTAQLVVALNALGYNCLGLDYAVKTLRAAQQLAGPLRLMSGDLTSLGFRDNAFDAIVSIGVVEHRREGLEPFLDEKMRILKPGGVLLISVPYFNPLRLWRAKRGAYAADVSGLDFYQYAYGRREFIQFLENAGFDIEASYSYAHQDALVQELRWLDSAPEPLKKLILRVSKYVPYVNSQLGHMFMAVTRKRA
- a CDS encoding glycosyltransferase family 4 protein: MKIGIVSALRDVYAMGAGWFTTADLSLFHDFEPPPTGGGHQFLRAFIREAEARGLKIENNRISRASRACMFNSFNFDERRLGRLKSKSLLSVHRVDGPVDVYRGWDDGVDRYVQTLNEKFADRTILQSRYSLEKHAELGFRFRNPVVIMNAADPQVFHSDGKIQFSWKRKTRLIASAWSHNVNKGTPVYEWLDEHLDWHRYEMTFVGRSPVTFNHIRMIPAVDSNHMAGLFREHDIYITASKNDPCSNSLIEALACGLPAIHLQSGGHPEIVKQAGVGFEAAEQIPELLEKIINDYESFQSLISIPSIQQVTEEYLKVLELL